From the genome of Mastacembelus armatus chromosome 5, fMasArm1.2, whole genome shotgun sequence:
gcCTTTTATATAATTACCTGTAACaaactgtttttacatgttGGTCATCTCTTGATTGCCTTTTGTGTCTTTACttataaaagaaacaaatatatatatatataaatatatatagtcTCCCTGATTGTTCTAATTTGCTTCTGTCAAGCTGATTCACTGTAGGAGTCTGAATCACTGCTAGGTTCATTACAACTCAAACTTGTACAGGGAGCAGGTTTCTGACTGGACATGAGTGTGTATCTACTTTGTAAGTGCAGATTCAGTTGTGATGGTAACAGCCAGGAAGGAAGCTCAGCGCCAAGGTTTGCACTTGCCGCCTTTTCTCCGGCTAGCACCTTGGTTTCCGTTTGTGGCTTCTCCCAATTTCTTTCTAGAAACAAACTTTCTCTTCATATGCATTCATAATTTTGTGcgtgtcagtgtgtctgttgaACGAAACTAGACATGCATGCAAAAGCTGTGTATTTTAGTAGTGATGCCTTAAGTTAGACCATAAGCTGAAGGTTCtcgaaaaaaaagaaaaaaacatttaatgagtttgttctctctccatGTGGTATACAATTGTGTCCTTTCCTTCCACAGTACCTTTGCTGGGTCACTATTTTTGCACCCCCGTTAGATAGGTCATCATCAGCAGTGCCGAGGTCTCTCTGAACTTTCCCTCCCACACTGGGACGAGTGCCGCTCTCAGCACTCACAGGTGTTGCGAGTTTCTCTCGGCTGTTTGCAGGTTATCTGGAAATGTCCTGTATTTTccaatgtgtgttttttgtactGTAGGGAGTAATGTATCTTTTAtcatcaaaaaataaacatgttaaacATATAAAAGATTTGGTGTCTTTCTTCTcttacatgcaaacacagttaAGTGAATCACCTGCTCTAAAGCGCACTGAGCCGCTCGCAGGAATGGCTTTTCTATGTTGACATCATCTTTGGCACTTCCTTCAAAGTACTCGGCTCCTATCGCCTTGCACCACTGCAGGGCCTTCCTGCCAGACACCTGCACGAAAACACGAGAACTCACTGCAAATATCAAACACCAATCACATGACAGCAGAGAGCATGTGATGTTGAAACAACAGATTGCAAAGTGATCTCAAATCAGGTTCTCTAACAAAGATATAAACAATGTTAGGGAAATGTCACAAGCTGCAGCACTTCAAAGTAATTACTTCTTAGAATTTATTTAGACTATAAATGTCAGATTGAAGTAAAAAAAGTAACTAAACTCCAAAATAATGAAACGGAAAAGCATCAGAAAATCCTCAAACTGGAAAATCTGCTAAAGAATAATTAGGTTTGCCTTAAATACTATATTTCCATCATTTTCAGTTGCTGATTCGTTTTATATCAACCCACTCATCAATGAATAAACTATTTCTTCTTAGAACAAATATTATTTGTATCTTTTGAGTTCTGTTGATGTTTACACTATATGcaatatattttacagtgtCGACACTTTTATGTCTGAAAGTACTGGATCAATGGTGATGAGTTGCAAAACATCCTCAACGTTTCTTTTCCCCGCTGCCTATTTTGGAGCCATTTTAACATGCAGTGATTTCCTCCTGCAGCAACAGTCTGGATCAGTCTGGATCTTGGTCAAGGCAAAAATGATGTTTGCTTGATTTGAAAAGTTATTGTAAATGGAAAAGCGAGCAagctcttttatttatttgtttttttttttttttttcactgaccTCTCGGTCGCTCAGGTCAGTCTTGTTGCCCAGTACAATGAAAGGGAAGTCAGACGGGTCCTGGGGTTCACCCTGGATCAGAAACTCCTTCCTCCACTGCTCCAGGGCCAGGAAACTGGCCTTGGATGTGACATCAAACACCAGCATGCAGCAGTGGGCACCTCTGTACAGTGGGGTACCCAGAGACTGGAACCTCTCTGTACCTGCTGTGTCCCagatctgacacacacacacacacacacacacacacacacaaacacacacagggaagcATGATGCTGTAAGTTCAGACTTGATATGAGAGTGGGAACATGCTTATTTGTGCTTCGCCCTGGCTGGACAGGTGGGGAGGTGGACTGGTGGACTGGAAAATTTACCTGCAGGGTCACTGTGTCCCGATCTACGTGGACAGTTTTGGACAAGAAGTCGGACCCAATCGTGGCCCGGTACATGTTGGTGAAGCGGTGATTCACATATCTgttcatgaaggaggattttccCACCctgagtaaacacacacacacacatacatacatacacacacacacacacgcacgcacgcacgcaatAGATAAAGGCACAATACATTCAAACGTGTCTCCCCTTAAAAAAGACACAGGGCAGTTCCTTGTCAGTCTCATCTCACCACTGAACAAAAGGCTTTAACTTTGGAGACTGTCCCTTAGGGTCTACGCCACCTCACCTCACACAATGAATCAAAGAGTCGCTGTACAAATGAAAGTGAAACGACACTCGGTCGAGGAGCGAATCAAAACTTTTCATAGCCCAAACTAAGATTATGCAGAGAAAGTTGAGGTTACCCGGAGTTTCCTATGAGGATGAGCTTCAGGGTGACGGGACCTTTGGCGTCGCTCATGTTCAGGTATCAGCTGTTTCCACCGAGCATCTGCCGCTGCCTTCAGGTGCTCCTCGTAATATCCGCTTTTGCAATTCATCGACTGGCTCGTGTGGTTTTAATCATGACTGCAGCCAGGATATTAACACCACTGAACTCA
Proteins encoded in this window:
- the LOC113130814 gene encoding ras-related protein rab7 isoform X1; the protein is MSDAKGPVTLKLILIGNSGVGKSSFMNRYVNHRFTNMYRATIGSDFLSKTVHVDRDTVTLQIWDTAGTERFQSLGTPLYRGAHCCMLVFDVTSKASFLALEQWRKEFLIQGEPQDPSDFPFIVLGNKTDLSDREVSGRKALQWCKAIGAEYFEGSAKDDVNIEKPFLRAAQCALEQYKKHTLENTGHFQITCKQPRETRNTCEC
- the LOC113130814 gene encoding ras-related protein rab7 isoform X2 — encoded protein: MNRYVNHRFTNMYRATIGSDFLSKTVHVDRDTVTLQIWDTAGTERFQSLGTPLYRGAHCCMLVFDVTSKASFLALEQWRKEFLIQGEPQDPSDFPFIVLGNKTDLSDREVSGRKALQWCKAIGAEYFEGSAKDDVNIEKPFLRAAQCALEQYKKHTLENTGHFQITCKQPRETRNTCEC